One genomic window of Magnolia sinica isolate HGM2019 chromosome 3, MsV1, whole genome shotgun sequence includes the following:
- the LOC131238761 gene encoding uncharacterized protein LOC131238761, which yields MALLDNQLLLDHAINVIQNFDQAVMETLKFIPKDSKGSSPSTDYLKLPFNREDFHEVVSLFCWYYSPFYAEKKKFHGRLAKELNTKNTLLECLHYCLVKPTKDDQALLTTKVAKPIPTAKELAWSGVRFEADTDGAIQVQFTEPVFKLPALVFDTKTETVVSNLMALENSKQQQPVTRYFQLMNELVDDVEDVRVLKRFGVVRGRWKREGDVVDFVKKVGSFASHPSIYPAVEDEIGRMRKWHDESSGKFLVRYGWALRWASVVAASIVATAIFAAKRRG from the coding sequence ATGGCCCTGCTAGATAACCAGCTCCTACTCGACCACGCCATCAATGTGATCCAAAATTTCGATCAGGCAGTGATGGAAACCTTAAAATTCATACCGAAAGACAGCAAGGGTTCATCTCCTTCCACTGATTATTTGAAGCTTCCCTTCAACAGAGAGGACTTCCATGAAGTGGTCTCTCTCTTTTGTTGGTATTACTCCCCCTTCTACGCCGAGAAGAAGAAGTTCCACGGCCGCCTTGCCAAGGAATTAAATACCAAAAATACCCTTCTTGAGTGCTTGCACTACTGCCTGGTGAAGCCCACCAAAGACGATCAGGCGCTCTTGACCACCAAGGTAGCAAAGCCCATTCCGACGGCCAAGGAGCTGGCCTGGTCTGGTGTGCGGTTCGAGGCGGACACAGATGGAGCCATTCAAGTCCAGTTCACCGAGCCCGTGTTCAAACTTCCTGCTCTGGTGTTCGATACTAAGACGGAGACAGTGGTCAGCAATCTGATGGCGCTGGAGAACTCAAAGCAGCAGCAGCCGGTGACTCGGTACTTCCAGCTCATGAACGAGCTGGTTGATGACGTGGAGGATGTTAGGGTGTTGAAGAGGTTTGGGGTTGTGAGGGGGAGgtggaagagagagggagatgtggTGGATTTTGTGAAGAAGGTGGGTAGCTTTGCATCCCATCCGTCCATATACCCAGCTGTGGAAGATGAAATTGGTAGGATGAGGAAGTGGCATGATGAGAGTTCGGGAAAGTTCTTGGTCAGATATGGGTGGGCTTTGAGGTGGGCATCTGTAGTCGCTGCCTCTATTGTTGCAACGGCAATATTTGCCGCCAAAAGAAGGGGTTGA